The segment GTTTATTCCGAAAATCTTATGGGCCGATTATGATTTAGGATTAATTAAAGCAAATAATAGATTTAACGTCCACATAATATAATTGATGTTAAGGACATCAAATATGAAAGACAAACATACCcttgaaaaaaataaggaaCAGTGAATGTGTCGGGTCTCATTCTTTCAATTCTTTGACTTTTATATattcttcctatttttcttactctcactttttttattcttccgTTTTGATCTCTaagtatcatatttttaatttctttttttaaaaatcattattttctttttattatttcatattttaatttgttttaaaaaattactggAAATAGCATTTTAAACTACAATTTAAATACATATTTTGAAACCGTAATTaagaattatgatttttaatttcaacGATTAATTGAAAATATCTCAAAACCCTAACCTAACTGATCCCctcactttttattattttaaaaaaaatatgaaattctattttatttgtgtttaattggaattttaaacaatttaaagaATGCTGAATATTactgtttatttaaaaaaaaaaaaaatttataaaatttagaattttataaaataataaatttatgtgtttatttaatttttgcatttaatACTAAAAGAAACGAAagaaattttgttataaaaactgaaaaaaggaaaaaagaaaagaagcagTAGCGTACTCTAAACGccaaaatccaaattaaaattatgataaaaatcgGACCGTCTACATCATCTTATATCAACGGTGGCTATGAAACCCTAGCACAAACCCACCTCTCCCTTATTTAAGCCCACGTCTCTCTCCTCGGACTCTGCAGCTCCGATTCTAAAACTCGCTTCCCCTGAATCAGTGAGTCAGAAACCAGCGAGTCATCCGAGTCCCCGATCTAGCGAGTCATGTCTGACGAGGAGCATCACTTTGAGTCCAAGGGCGACGCCGGAGCCTCCAAGACCTATCCTCAGCAAGCTGGCACGATCCGCAAGAACGGGTACATTGTCATTAAGTCTCGCCCTTGCAAGGTATACTCTCGCTCCGATCTCCTATTTCTTGATCCGTCGTTTTTCCTTATTCTGCTTGTTTCATGGCAAAATTTGTTctcgattttattttttgaatgttatTTTTGAGGCTCTGTTTGTTTCTTCAGACttttaggtttttattattatactgctttaagaatttatttagatCCTTtactttgtaatttttcaatcAACCCTGGGATTTATTCGGTGGAGGTTGCTGTATTCCGGGGTTTGATTTTGCTTGATCTGAGTTGAGATTGCGGCTTTTATTGGTTCTCAGTTGTGAATGTATCATTCCCAGTTTTAGGGCtgcctttttttgtttttgttttcgttTTGTGAGTTTTgattctcaaatttttattatgatgtgaaatttatgtttatgattttggatttttcttgaatattttttcGTATGGATCTCGAACTTTTGCAATTTTAATTGCAAAATggaaatttcttttttgttttaaaatggaaaactattaaaatatcaaattatcatTGGTTTCAACCAATTTCTGCAATAAATAATTCCTCTTTGGCAAAGCTGATCAAATTCAAAGATGTGGGAAGAACTTGAATTACGACTACTGTTATACTCAAAGCAAAGAACAAAGTAAAGAAGGTAGTACTAATGGTAACATATATGCCCCAAAAGTTTAATTTCTCAGTCCACCGAGCTCGAATGACGAGTGGTGGTTTCACTCTAACAGGATAGAAGCAGATATTTCTGTAGAATTGATTCCCAAATCCCAAAGGTTCTAATCCTAGTTGTAGGATTttgtaatataaattatatgatttaaaacGATCATGGTTTCAGGCACATTTTACTCTCATGCTATTGCTATTACTCAGTTTAGCTCTTCTAGTTCATGATATTGTTTAGGATGGTTCGGTCATGTATAAGAATCTGCACATAGTCATTTTGATGATGATAATTTGTTAGGAGAACTTGAGTACCATGTTTATGGATGCTTTGTTTTTCAGTTGTGTTTTTGCTATTAATGTGACAGTATTTgatatgaattatttattttgcttgGTTTCTGAGCAACTAATGCCTAGAGTTTATTTTATCAGGTTGTGGAAGTTTCCACCTCTAAGACCGGCAAGCATGGTCATGCTAAGTGCCACTTTGTTGGGATTGACATCTTCAATGGGAAAAAGCTTGAGGATATTGTTCCATCTTCCCACAACTGTGATGTATGAGCTTTTGTTGGTCTAATTTGATGCTCTATTACTGCTTACACTTTTTCAGGATTAATGGGTGCCGTTTCTGGTTTGCAGGTTCCTCATGTCAATCGTACTGATTACCAGCTGATTGATATTTCTGAGGATGGATTTGTAAGTTTTTCCATTTACCTGAGTCTTGTTTGTCTCTAAATTTGTGTTCTGATGAGATCAAATATTTCAGGTTAGTTTGCTGACTGAAAATGGTAACACAAAGGATGATCTGAGGCTCCCAACTGATGACAATCTGCTGACCCAGGTTTGTTGTGTGCCCTTTTTTCCGGGAATGGACTTACATTAAATTCCCCCTTTACATTCCTGTTAGGAACTTGAACTATTCTATTTGAGCTGCGTTTTAAATATTGGCGTCCTAGGAGTTCACTTTCTGTATAAATTTTATGCTTTTCAGTTTTTTCATGTCAGATAGGAAACGATCacatttagtaattttttagtaaaaaacaGAATGACCATCAGTGATGAAATTAActtcaaacctgtttctgtcaTGCCAGGATATTCAGGgtcaaatcatattatataacTTCTATACCATGTTATTTGAGTTGATGTGGGAATTTTCACACTAGGTGTCCCTTATATCTGTGTAAACAAATAAGACATCTATGGGTCGTTGTTTGATGTGTGTTGTTGTTATGTTTCagttttcttttgaaatatACCATAGCATACCCTCATTGTTTGGTTGGATGGTTGCTCTGCACAAGGaatttttccttccattttgtTGCTATTGCTATATTATCCTTTTGCTCCCTTATGGTATTCTGATATTGATATCGTATATTTTTTGGGTGCAGATCAAGGATGGTTTTGCTGAGGGGAAAGACTTGGTTGTGAGTGTGATGTCTGCAATGGGAGAGGAGCAGATCTGTGCTCTCAAGGACATTGGCCCCAAGtagattatttgtttatttgcaGACTGTTATTGCTATTTTAGCAGAAAGATTTTTGTAAGAGCATTTTACAGCTTGCATTTTCAGTCTCTGCAGATATAGTTTTAGTGGCTGGGAGCCTGGGAAGGGGTGGGGGGTGGTTTTAAGTGGATTCGGAAGCAAAAACTACAGTACTGGTTTCTTTATGTTGGGTGTCTTGATGTTCCGTGGGTCGTTTATTTCATCAAAAACTTCCTTACTATCTAGTCTTAATTCAATACTTTGGATGTTTTATTGTGAAAACTGCTGGTTCCACTCTGGTGTTGGTGTGTTCTGGAACATGGATATAAACAGCTGATGCAAATGAGAACCCATATAAACAATGAATTAAAACTCTCGAGAAACAGAGAATTTTGCAGTCTTGCCATAATATGTTCAGTCAGTATGGTGGAATCAATGTTTTAAAGAACTGCTAATGGTTATTGGTTAGACAAAGGTTCTGTTGACTGATGTGATGCCCATCCCACTCTGGGAAGATAAATGATGGGCCTACATATAATATTTTGCTTCTGCGAAAAACCCAGCATGCATTTAGCTAAAAATCTTGTAGTCTCCTGTTTCTAAAATTGTATTAtctgtcattttattttttgcttctgCCAAGGACCCAGCATGCATTTAACTAAAAATCTTGCAGTCTCCTTGTTTTCCGAAACATTGCATTACCTGTCGTCTAAGTCTTCAGGTGGGTGAAGATGCATTTATTCATGTTACGCTTACATGTGGGTAATTACTTTGACTAAATATAGTATACGCATAGTTAGGGGGTCGGACTTCTACTTCCATTGACGGGGCCATACCCGGTGCCACAATGGCTTAGTTCCATCATCCATGGTGGGGGTTATGTTTCGAGGGGTCTTCAGAAGAATGTAAGGGCAATGGCTATGCGCCGTTGCTATttggaggaggtggaggtggttTCAGGAAATGGCAGATCTAGTAAGACTTGGATGGGAGAAGCTAGCCTCTCGGATCTGTCTATTGGGATTGCCAGTGGACAACTTGAAAAGGAAATTGGGATGCCATTGAGAGCGTCTCGGTTTGCTTTGATAACGAATCGATCTCTTGATTTCTTTGAGAGGATAATGTCAGTTTCGTCTTTGTTTTGAATCCCccagtgcttttaatatatttgcttatAGTTAACTCAACACgataaatcataaatatgttTAACTAGAGAGACGAGTGAATGCTGAATGCATAAAAAGCGGCAATTGGCACACGTAAGCCTGATAAAGCCTCCAGCCAATACAGTTTAAAAGACCAAAAACCCATGTCTGGAGAGTTCTATTCAATTCTCTCTCCTACCTAGACGAATCGCgcatagagaaagagagagatgagTTCGTCGTCGCCACATCGTTCTCGTGACAAAGAGGAAAGACCGAGGTTCTTCGACCCCAAAGCCAAGAGTCTGTGCTGGGCTAAAGCCGATGCAGTGCCAGGTCGTCACCCTGATCGATGGCGCAAAGATGCCGCCGGCAACATCGTCTGCAAGCGCTTCTGCAACTGCCAAGGCTGTCTCTGCTTTGAGTACGATCACATCATTCCTTTCTCCAAAGGTCCCTCTCcctttctccttcttcttcttcttcttctttcttactTAACTGATCTGAATGCTTATCAAGttttgtgaattgggttttttggGTTGAGGTTGCAGGTGGTGAGTCCGTACCAGAGAATTGTCAGATCCTTCAAACAAGGGTAAATAGGTTTAAATCAGACAAAGACAATGTGGACAAAACTCAGTTGCAAGGTTACTCTTGCGATGTCAAGTTTACTGGTATTTAtgcttcttttcctttcctacaCTCTTAATATCCATCTGTGTTCTTCTCCTGTATTTCTATGATTTGGTGGACAATGATGCTTTAGTGGGACAATGCAAGTACCACCATTTGGAATAGTATATACTCGATTATTTCAGCCTGAAAATCCATTGTGATTTTGCTAAAAAAATGCTGTCTGCCTTACGCTTCACGGAACTTTAACTGATCAACTTATTTGAAGGCTGCCTCATCTTCTAGATGACCATTAAAGCGCGATTACTGCTACTATTGAACGTTGTACAAATCCTTCTCTTCCGGTCTCTGGCATCTTGGAATTGTGATATTACTGTTAACCGAATTAAAAACTTCAGTTCTTAGTGAGCTTTAATCTGAGGTTTTGTTAAATGATGTTTCTATTTATTCTCAAACATCCTCGAGATATTCCCAATAGACTTGTAATTCGCTTATGTTTAACACTTAAAGCACTATGAATCCCCCCAGAGTTGATGCTTATATCTTCAGAATATGTCACCATCTTTTTGAGAATATGACTCTCCTCGTTTTGCTAGATggtagtttttattaaaatttatatcagTGTGTTCTTTTACTTCACCAGTGTATGGAAACATGGTGGACgttttggcaaaaaaaaaaaagggaagaaacaAAAATACACATTGATTGATTTGTTTGGGATGtcaagtttcaattttttgtttaagaaaCAACATATTCATTTAGTATACATTGTTGTCATATTATAAGCCATATACTTACTTTTGATATATCTGTAACCACACAACTATCTTCTATTTTATCAAGAAATATTCTGCTTCCAAACAAGAAAACATGGCTGCTCATAGATTTTTCAGTCAGGTCTCATGCTAAAACTTGCATCAAAATACCCTTTAAGTACATGCTCACTAGGTCCAATATAGAACTGTTGTTTTGGTTTCTGGGGgctaaattattgtttttccaGCTCTTCAATGTTCTCTAGATTGGCTTGAAACTAACTCACCAATCCACCAACAGAGCAAGTCTTATGTTCTGTTGATGTCATTATGCTGTATATCCCAACCTTCTCCTGGCCATTTTTCCAAAGCCTTTTTGTCCCTTGGACACAAAAAATTGTCCAATTTTCATCCCTTGCTCATGGATGTGGATATCCCTTGTAATTATTTGTATTAAACGCATTAAGTTATTTCTCCAAGAACTTAGTTTGGTAAAATATGCACTAATTAGTTTATCTAGATATGATTAATGACAAATATTGAAAAAGGATCATGGCTCCATCTTGGCCTATTGCCAATAGAAAATAATGGGAACAGTAGTTAATGCTTATTTCATGAATCCTAGAATGATCTGGCATCTTTGCAGATTGTTTGCCTTCATCTTCAGTGGCCTAATAATCATTGAATTACATAGCTTTTTCCCAGAAGAACCTTCCATTTGGTACCAATCAAACAGTGCATCATAGACTCAACTAGAGCAGCAACTTGACACTGGTTTGGATTGGAAACTAACAGTGGCACTGCCCTAAGGGTGGAACCATGGGTTCATGTAGGTTGTTTAATGTTGGTATGGTTGTGCTAGGCTATTtgtat is part of the Vitis riparia cultivar Riparia Gloire de Montpellier isolate 1030 chromosome 17, EGFV_Vit.rip_1.0, whole genome shotgun sequence genome and harbors:
- the LOC117904620 gene encoding eukaryotic translation initiation factor 5A-2, whose amino-acid sequence is MSDEEHHFESKGDAGASKTYPQQAGTIRKNGYIVIKSRPCKVVEVSTSKTGKHGHAKCHFVGIDIFNGKKLEDIVPSSHNCDVPHVNRTDYQLIDISEDGFVSLLTENGNTKDDLRLPTDDNLLTQIKDGFAEGKDLVVSVMSAMGEEQICALKDIGPK
- the LOC117904619 gene encoding uncharacterized protein LOC117904619, translated to MSSSSPHRSRDKEERPRFFDPKAKSLCWAKADAVPGRHPDRWRKDAAGNIVCKRFCNCQGCLCFEYDHIIPFSKGGESVPENCQILQTRVNRFKSDKDNVDKTQLQGYSCDVKFTDKELDIIEMAVYGDVIRPGNQCRCRTVAEMLGQYKPKDRMAACKLPFNDESL